The following proteins are co-located in the Apium graveolens cultivar Ventura chromosome 5, ASM990537v1, whole genome shotgun sequence genome:
- the LOC141660058 gene encoding uncharacterized protein LOC141660058, translating into MGLTIAKDMKIRSIDINYESLLIVNYIKGSYEAKDPKMITYLYITKKLTNCFDNFSIQQIPRENNVQAEELAGLGAVSKDIDLKNIPMVHIMKPASEKLVHDIEMIALDRHVYSISEDVDSWIKVYKYYLQLDVKPNNNNEARTLRMKASRFTVIDDELFKKSSTRLLQRCLRKHEADIVLRDAHEGECENYTNGRNLSLNILCLGYYWLTLRHDTLDYTRRCDACQRYAPIIHQPSEYLNMSIPSWPFMK; encoded by the coding sequence ATGGGACTCACGATTGctaaagacatgaagattagaAGCATTGACATCAACTATGAATCACTGTTAATCGTTAATTATATCAAGGGATCCTACGAAGCCAAAGATCCAAAGATGATCACATACTTGTACATCACCAAAAAGTTAACGAATTGCTTTGACAACTTCAGCATACAGCAGATTCCAAGAGAGAATAATGTACAAGCCGAAGAATTAGCCGGTTTAGGAGCTGTTTCTAAGGATATTGACTTGAAAAACATCCCAATGGTCCATATCATGAAGCCTGCTAGTGAAAAATTAGTTCATGACATAGAAATGATAGCTCTTGATCGACATGTTTATAGTATCAGTGAAGACGTGGACAGCTGGATTAAAGTATACAAATATTACTTACAGCTTGATGTAAAACCAAACAACAACAATGAAGCTAGGACCCTTAGGATGAAAGCTTCAAGGTTTACAGTCATAGATGACGAGCTATTCAAAAAATCTTCTACGAGGCTGCTTCAAAGATGCTTGAGAAAGCACGAGGCCGACATAGTATTAAGAGATGCACATGAAGGAGAGTGTGAAAATTATACCAATGGAAGAAATCTCTCATTAAATATTCTATGTTTGGGTTATTACTGGCTGACGCTAAGACATGATACTCTAGATTACACAAGGAGATGTGACGCATGTCAGAGATATGCACCTATCATACACCAACCATCTGAGTACCTTAACATGTCTATTCCCTCTTGGCCTTTCATGAAATAG
- the LOC141660057 gene encoding uncharacterized protein LOC141660057 yields MSKPLQGEDLFVYLSVTDHAVSGVLVKESEGVQSHVYYVSKSLVDAETRYISLEKLVLTLAMTSTKLRHYFESHKIHVMTNFPLRNVLSKPDLTGRMAKWVIRLSTYDITYDTRTAIKSQALADFVADFSPSQMSTAEKEFQQSFSRVDMKPWTLYTNGASNLNGTGLGFVLKLPQGDMIAQSICCDFKAMNNEAKYEH; encoded by the coding sequence ATGTCTAAGCCCCTTCAAGGTGAAGACCTTTTTGTTTACTTGTCTGTAACAGATCATGCAGTAAGTGGAGTGCTGGTGAAGGAAAGTGAAGGTGTCCAGTCACATGTCTACTATGTCAGCAAAAGCTTGGTAGATGCGGAAACAAGGTACATATCTCTTGAAAAGTTAGTACTCACATTAGCCATGACTTCAACTAAATTAAGGCATTATTTTGAATCACACAAAATACATGTCATGACGAACTTTCCTTTGAGAAATGTTTTGAGTAAACCCGACTTGACGGGAAGGATGGCAAAGTGGGTAATACGTTTAAGCACCTATGACATCACATATGACACCAGGACGGCTATAAAATCACAAGCCCTAGCTGATTTTGTGGCTGATTTCAGTCCAAGCCAGATGTCAACAGCTGAGAAGGAATTCCAacaatccttttcaagggtaGACATGAAGCCATGGACGCTGTATACTAATGGAGCCTCAAATTTAAACGGAACAGGATTGGGGTTTGTCCTCAAATTGCCACAGGGGGATATGATTGCACAATCAATATGCTGCGACTTCAAAGCTATGAACAATGAGGCCAAGTACGAGCACTGA